The Desulfosporosinus acidiphilus SJ4 genome has a window encoding:
- a CDS encoding helix-turn-helix transcriptional regulator, giving the protein MDMIERLEKIMALIETHPEGLTGKALSEACGVPWGTMKQDLRVMAFSPENFPLYTDHDESADESGEDLLNPEVKWFLGTAGKQYTPVHLNIREALEVLGALEFLQEETSLKERLKQKILSGFDLGNEETYRCIKGDFTPLEPIKGEIFACIEKAIQTSQQLLITFNGRVVTVDPLGIVYYSRLRKWYLVARQGDVIKNYNLNNINKVSKSNSLFVYPEGFSLKTWFGPRWGVEYGELIKVKVRFLNRSQTLAKVRKDVAHRTSKLTLQEDGSLIFEDDIIGVNEFVNWILGFGSAAEILEPVELRKLVLKHICKTLENY; this is encoded by the coding sequence ATGGACATGATTGAACGTCTTGAAAAGATTATGGCTTTAATTGAAACCCATCCGGAGGGATTAACAGGAAAGGCTTTATCGGAAGCCTGCGGTGTTCCTTGGGGGACAATGAAGCAAGATTTAAGGGTGATGGCTTTTTCTCCTGAGAATTTCCCTTTGTATACGGATCACGATGAGAGCGCTGATGAGAGTGGAGAGGATCTGCTGAACCCTGAAGTTAAGTGGTTTTTGGGGACAGCAGGAAAACAGTATACTCCGGTACACCTTAACATTAGAGAAGCCCTCGAGGTGTTAGGCGCCTTAGAGTTTCTTCAAGAAGAAACCTCCCTAAAAGAACGTTTGAAACAAAAAATACTCTCCGGTTTTGATCTGGGCAATGAGGAGACTTATCGCTGCATCAAAGGGGACTTTACTCCTCTAGAGCCCATTAAAGGCGAAATCTTTGCCTGCATCGAGAAAGCAATTCAGACGAGCCAGCAACTGCTGATTACATTTAATGGCCGAGTCGTGACGGTAGATCCCTTAGGAATTGTCTACTATTCGCGTTTGCGAAAATGGTATCTTGTTGCAAGACAAGGAGACGTAATTAAGAATTATAATCTAAATAATATCAACAAAGTCAGTAAGAGTAATTCGCTCTTTGTCTATCCTGAGGGATTTTCGTTGAAGACGTGGTTCGGACCTCGTTGGGGAGTAGAGTACGGTGAACTTATTAAGGTTAAAGTGCGTTTTCTTAATCGTTCGCAAACTTTAGCTAAGGTGCGTAAAGACGTTGCCCATCGCACCAGTAAACTGACTCTCCAGGAAGATGGATCTCTTATTTTTGAAGACGATATAATCGGGGTCAATGAATTTGTAAACTGGATTCTTGGTTTTGGCTCAGCCGCAGAGATCTTGGAACCTGTTGAATTGCGAAAGCTTGTTCTTAAACATATCTGCAAGACGTTGGAGAATTACTGA
- a CDS encoding helix-turn-helix transcriptional regulator: MDKLTRQRDIVKHIAKEPWVFTSSSLSEKLGVNLVTVQRDLQDLKDNGYNFRQDQTGALYLEEGGWNGVPPVNKTTLRQMEILRLLTANSQGLQLSDLYLRFNRHDEEEVSYKTLERAVKDLQKKKFIKRDGEAYVVYSDYMLLPLQLSEQEKILLFRALELGCALAPIPEDMKSLEAKLRLRIGDTAKTRETLFVHGRTPSQDIHRSKYCMELEDAARCKNKVAILYRKDDEPARELQLNPLGIVYYWVLDNWYLVAQDEFGQKIKTYQINRILDVERLEEAFTPVAGFDLRNWFRNAWGVYRDEKPRPVKIRFYDHFSTLNRVRMELAQRKSCQLIEEEGSLLMIDQVEGLDELAVWLRGFGSTAEVLEPIELREKMKDQLLQLLHLYGGNSDGHD; encoded by the coding sequence TTGGATAAGTTAACCCGGCAGCGCGATATTGTTAAACATATAGCCAAAGAACCCTGGGTTTTTACGAGCTCGAGTTTGTCGGAGAAACTGGGAGTAAATCTGGTGACAGTTCAACGAGATTTGCAGGACTTAAAAGATAACGGCTATAACTTTAGGCAGGATCAAACGGGGGCTCTTTATTTAGAGGAAGGAGGTTGGAACGGAGTACCTCCTGTAAATAAAACAACGCTTCGTCAAATGGAAATCTTACGACTTTTGACAGCGAACTCCCAAGGGCTACAACTCAGCGATCTTTATCTGAGATTCAACCGGCATGATGAAGAAGAAGTCAGCTATAAAACGTTGGAACGTGCTGTTAAAGATCTCCAGAAAAAGAAATTCATTAAACGTGACGGTGAAGCGTATGTAGTCTACTCAGACTATATGCTTCTTCCACTCCAACTTTCGGAGCAGGAGAAGATCCTTCTTTTTCGAGCCTTAGAACTTGGATGTGCCTTGGCTCCGATTCCCGAAGATATGAAATCACTGGAAGCAAAACTTAGACTTCGGATAGGAGATACTGCGAAGACTCGGGAAACACTATTTGTGCATGGCAGAACACCCAGCCAAGATATCCACCGAAGCAAATATTGTATGGAACTTGAAGATGCTGCACGCTGTAAGAATAAAGTCGCTATTCTTTATCGCAAAGACGATGAACCAGCTCGGGAACTTCAGTTAAACCCTTTAGGGATTGTTTATTATTGGGTATTGGACAATTGGTATCTTGTGGCGCAAGATGAATTTGGTCAAAAGATAAAAACCTATCAAATAAACCGTATTTTGGATGTAGAGAGGTTGGAAGAAGCATTTACGCCGGTGGCAGGATTTGACCTGCGAAATTGGTTTCGGAATGCTTGGGGAGTTTATCGGGATGAGAAACCCAGACCCGTAAAGATTCGATTTTATGATCATTTTTCCACATTGAACCGGGTAAGAATGGAACTCGCTCAGCGAAAGTCTTGTCAATTGATAGAGGAAGAAGGAAGCCTTTTAATGATCGATCAGGTTGAGGGGCTGGATGAATTGGCAGTTTGGCTGCGCGGGTTTGGTTCAACTGCGGAGGTTCTTGAACCCATAGAGCTTCGGGAAAAAATGAAGGATCAATTATTACAGCTCTTGCATCTATATGGAGGTAATTCGGATGGACATGATTGA
- a CDS encoding 3'-5' exoribonuclease YhaM family protein translates to MLKECKNGERFEGTVLVNEWKEVPFRQKPGAFLTLTCQDRSGVMQGKMWEFPPQVLNWLKEEYDIFYIRGAVSEYRGTLDLTIEEICLIPKEEIDLTALLPSSPISENELENRLQTLLDKVSNPELKSLLKQFLDHPQWGRAYRQAPAAVKVHQAYLRGLWEHSVRVAELAQGIAGHFPSIDQDLIITGALLHDVGKMGEYSYDRGIKFTTEGRLLGHIILGLELIVGEISKILEFPQELRYKLLHIISSHHGKYEWQSPKRPKIMEALVIHHADVMDAELYQFEQARNDYPDNEWSPYIPSMERFLFLK, encoded by the coding sequence ATGCTGAAAGAATGTAAGAATGGGGAGCGGTTTGAAGGAACTGTCCTTGTCAATGAGTGGAAAGAGGTTCCTTTTCGCCAAAAACCCGGTGCCTTCTTAACTTTGACCTGCCAAGACCGCTCGGGCGTCATGCAGGGGAAGATGTGGGAGTTTCCTCCGCAAGTCCTTAATTGGTTAAAGGAAGAGTATGATATATTTTATATACGAGGCGCGGTTTCTGAATACCGAGGAACTTTGGACCTCACAATTGAGGAGATATGCTTAATACCTAAAGAAGAGATAGATTTAACGGCATTGCTGCCGAGTTCTCCAATTTCCGAGAACGAGTTAGAAAACAGATTGCAGACCCTTCTGGACAAGGTCAGCAATCCTGAACTAAAGAGTTTGCTCAAACAGTTTTTGGATCATCCCCAATGGGGCAGGGCTTATCGACAGGCCCCCGCTGCTGTAAAAGTTCATCAAGCCTATCTTCGGGGCCTTTGGGAGCATAGTGTCAGAGTAGCGGAACTTGCCCAGGGGATTGCCGGACATTTTCCGAGCATAGATCAAGATTTGATTATAACCGGGGCCCTCTTGCATGATGTAGGAAAAATGGGGGAATATTCCTACGACCGGGGAATTAAATTTACAACGGAAGGAAGGCTCTTGGGTCATATTATCCTGGGATTGGAACTTATTGTCGGAGAGATCTCAAAGATTTTGGAGTTTCCTCAAGAGCTGCGTTATAAACTTCTTCATATCATTTCCAGTCATCATGGTAAATACGAATGGCAATCCCCTAAGCGCCCCAAGATAATGGAAGCTTTGGTCATTCACCATGCTGATGTCATGGATGCAGAACTTTATCAGTTTGAACAGGCAAGGAATGACTATCCCGATAATGAATGGTCTCCCTATATTCCCAGCATGGAACGTTTCTTGTTTTTAAAATAA